In Candidatus Polarisedimenticolia bacterium, a single genomic region encodes these proteins:
- a CDS encoding outer membrane beta-barrel protein — protein MGRTRRGHGLGRAGAILLLLAVTASPTFAAEKPVKVDVGGGVAIQDFASDSGGVGPDPRGIFMTVGLVQRRGIYFRVNAGISSDEVFAFTDLGLGAEPAVDSYDLTRLEASVGYVFNQRGVVRLFVHGGYSLISVQEKLKGKLSGLGRTQIDDSATAISLGAGVEIGDGHHILIFDLGADPQLEFKTSQGTTAKFSMGGVYAGYVYQF, from the coding sequence ATGGGGCGGACGCGGCGAGGGCATGGCCTGGGGCGGGCCGGAGCTATCCTGCTCCTCCTGGCGGTCACCGCGTCACCAACATTCGCCGCCGAAAAGCCGGTCAAGGTCGACGTGGGTGGCGGCGTGGCCATCCAGGACTTCGCGAGCGACAGCGGGGGGGTCGGCCCCGATCCCCGGGGCATCTTCATGACGGTCGGCCTGGTCCAGCGGCGCGGCATCTACTTCCGTGTGAATGCGGGCATCTCGTCGGACGAGGTGTTCGCCTTTACCGACCTGGGCCTCGGCGCCGAGCCGGCCGTCGACTCCTACGACCTGACGCGCCTCGAAGCCAGCGTAGGCTACGTGTTCAACCAGCGCGGCGTGGTCCGCCTGTTCGTGCACGGCGGCTATTCCCTGATCAGCGTGCAGGAGAAGCTCAAGGGGAAGCTGTCGGGTCTCGGCCGGACGCAGATCGACGACAGCGCCACCGCGATCAGCCTGGGGGCGGGAGTCGAGATCGGCGACGGGCACCACATTCTGATCTTCGACCTCGGCGCCGATCCGCAGCTGGAGTTCAAGACCAGCCAGGGCACGACGGCCAAGTTCAGCATGGGCGGCGTCTACGCCGGCTACGTCTATCAGTTCTGA
- a CDS encoding type II secretion system protein, protein MTRDLSSPSHSEPAGVALIEVLIMILVISIMTSLAVNAAMTKLQKAQLARCFAELRSIQARIDADLLEGGLPAPDTFWKVYWHGVKPGPYY, encoded by the coding sequence ATGACACGGGACCTCTCATCGCCGTCACACTCCGAGCCCGCCGGCGTCGCCCTGATCGAAGTCCTCATCATGATCCTCGTCATCTCCATCATGACCTCCCTCGCGGTGAACGCGGCCATGACAAAGCTCCAGAAGGCGCAGCTGGCGCGCTGCTTTGCCGAGCTTCGATCCATCCAGGCCCGGATCGATGCCGACCTTCTCGAAGGCGGCCTTCCGGCTCCGGACACCTTCTGGAAGGTGTACTGGCACGGCGTGAAGCCGGGCCCCTATTACTAG
- a CDS encoding peroxiredoxin, with translation MMRTKRGGSLMRMAGMALVGLGFAAAALGAAAKAPGVGDVAPAFSLPGSDGKSHSLADFKGKQAVVLAWFPKAFTGGUTAECAALRASGDKIRSFEVAYFAASIDDAETNRKFAESLGLDYPILSDPGKETARAYGVLQDGYAARRTFYIGVDGRILRIDRSVKPSSAGEDVARQLEELKVARRQP, from the coding sequence ATGATGCGGACGAAACGAGGAGGATCACTCATGAGAATGGCGGGGATGGCGCTCGTCGGACTCGGCTTCGCCGCAGCCGCCCTCGGCGCGGCGGCGAAGGCGCCGGGTGTGGGGGACGTCGCGCCGGCGTTCTCCCTCCCCGGCTCGGACGGGAAGAGCCACAGTCTCGCGGACTTCAAGGGGAAGCAGGCGGTCGTCCTCGCCTGGTTTCCCAAGGCGTTCACGGGTGGCTGAACGGCCGAATGCGCGGCGCTCCGTGCGAGCGGCGACAAAATCCGGTCGTTCGAGGTCGCGTACTTCGCGGCCAGCATCGACGACGCCGAGACCAACCGCAAGTTCGCCGAGTCGCTCGGCCTGGACTACCCGATCCTGAGCGACCCGGGCAAGGAGACCGCCCGCGCCTACGGCGTCCTGCAGGACGGCTATGCCGCGCGGCGCACCTTCTATATCGGCGTGGATGGCCGCATCCTGCGCATCGACCGCAGCGTGAAGCCCTCGTCGGCGGGTGAGGACGTGGCCAGGCAGCTGGAGGAGCTCAAGGTCGCCAGGCGGCAGCCCTGA